In a genomic window of Streptococcus oralis:
- a CDS encoding carboxymuconolactone decarboxylase family protein, whose translation MTTFTIHTVESAPAEVKEVLETVQKDNNGYIPNLIGLLANAPTALEAYRTVGAINRRNSLTPVEREVVQITAAVTNGCAFCVAGHTAFSIKQIQMNDDLLQALRNRTPIETDPKLDTLAKFTLAVINTKGRVGDEALTEFLQAGYTQQNALDVVLGVSLASLCNYANNLANTPINPELQPYA comes from the coding sequence ATGACAACATTTACCATCCACACAGTAGAATCAGCACCAGCAGAAGTAAAAGAAGTTCTTGAAACAGTACAAAAAGATAACAATGGCTATATTCCCAACCTAATCGGTCTCTTGGCCAATGCCCCAACCGCGCTTGAAGCCTACCGAACTGTCGGAGCTATCAACCGCCGCAATAGCCTGACACCAGTGGAACGCGAAGTAGTACAAATCACAGCTGCCGTAACCAATGGTTGTGCTTTCTGCGTCGCAGGTCACACAGCCTTTTCGATCAAACAAATTCAGATGAATGATGATCTTCTCCAAGCCCTCCGCAACCGTACTCCAATCGAGACAGATCCAAAACTAGATACTCTAGCTAAGTTTACCTTGGCGGTCATCAATACCAAAGGGCGTGTAGGAGATGAAGCCTTGACTGAATTTTTGCAAGCTGGCTACACGCAACAAAATGCCTTGGACGTGGTTCTGGGTGTTAGTCTTGCCAGCCTCTGCAACTATGCCAACAACCTAGCCAATACGCCTATTAACCCAGAATTGCAACCTTATGCCTAG
- a CDS encoding alanine/glycine:cation symporter family protein: MLELLKALDAFVWGPPLLLLLVGTGIYLTIRLGLLQLARLPKAFQLIFTKDKGHGDVSSFAALCTALAATVGTGNIIGVATAIKVGGPGALFWMWMAAFFGMATKYAEGLLAIKYRTKDANGAVAGGPMHYILLGMGEKWRPLAIFFALAGVLVALLGIGTFTQVNSITESIQNTAQIDPAITALVLSVFVAIAVFGGLKSISKVSTAVVPFMAIVYILGTLIVIFFNIEKIPATLTLIFTSAFSPVAAVGGFAGATIRTAIQNGVARGVFSNESGLGSAPIAAAAAKTNEPVEQGLISMTGTFIDTLIICTLTGLTILVTGVWSGDLNGVALTQSAFSTIFSNFGPALLTMFLVLFAFTTILGWNYYGERCFEFLFGVRFIWLYRVVFVVMVLLGGFIELDMVWIIADIVNALMALPNLIALLVLSPVVIAETKKYFKH, translated from the coding sequence ATGTTAGAATTGCTAAAAGCGCTTGATGCTTTCGTTTGGGGACCTCCCCTCTTACTGTTATTGGTCGGAACGGGAATCTACCTGACCATTCGACTAGGACTTTTACAGCTAGCTCGTCTTCCCAAGGCCTTTCAGTTGATCTTTACCAAGGATAAGGGACATGGAGATGTATCGAGCTTTGCAGCCTTGTGTACAGCCCTTGCGGCTACTGTTGGAACGGGAAATATCATCGGAGTCGCGACAGCCATTAAGGTTGGTGGGCCAGGTGCTCTCTTTTGGATGTGGATGGCTGCCTTCTTTGGGATGGCAACCAAGTATGCAGAAGGCTTGCTGGCTATCAAGTATCGCACCAAGGATGCAAATGGAGCTGTAGCTGGAGGGCCCATGCACTATATCCTTTTGGGAATGGGAGAAAAGTGGCGTCCCCTTGCAATCTTCTTTGCCCTAGCTGGTGTATTGGTGGCCCTTCTGGGGATTGGTACCTTTACCCAAGTCAATTCAATTACAGAATCTATCCAAAATACAGCTCAAATTGATCCAGCTATCACAGCACTCGTTTTGTCTGTTTTTGTAGCGATTGCAGTCTTTGGTGGACTCAAATCCATTTCCAAGGTTTCAACAGCAGTCGTTCCTTTTATGGCCATCGTCTATATTCTAGGAACCTTGATTGTGATTTTCTTTAATATTGAGAAAATCCCAGCTACACTTACCCTAATCTTTACTTCCGCTTTCAGCCCCGTAGCTGCAGTAGGAGGATTTGCAGGTGCGACTATCCGTACTGCGATTCAAAATGGTGTGGCGAGAGGAGTCTTTTCGAACGAATCTGGCCTTGGTTCAGCTCCGATTGCAGCTGCTGCGGCTAAGACAAATGAGCCTGTTGAGCAAGGCTTGATTTCCATGACAGGAACCTTTATTGACACCCTCATTATCTGTACTCTGACAGGTCTGACAATCTTGGTAACTGGGGTTTGGAGCGGTGATTTGAATGGAGTTGCGCTTACCCAGTCAGCCTTCTCAACAATTTTTTCGAATTTTGGGCCTGCTCTTCTGACCATGTTTCTGGTTCTCTTTGCCTTTACGACAATTCTAGGCTGGAATTACTATGGAGAACGCTGTTTCGAGTTTCTCTTTGGCGTTCGTTTTATCTGGCTCTACCGTGTGGTTTTTGTAGTCATGGTCTTGTTGGGAGGTTTTATCGAGCTGGACATGGTCTGGATTATCGCAGATATCGTCAATGCCTTGATGGCTTTGCCAAACTTGATTGCCCTCTTAGTCTTGTCGCCAGTCGTCATTGCTGAGACTAAAAAGTATTTTAAACACTAA